Proteins from a single region of Trichoderma asperellum chromosome 3, complete sequence:
- the GWT1 gene encoding Glucosaminyl phosphatidylinositol (GlcN-PI) nositol acylation protein (TransMembrane:13 (o20-40i52-72o78-95i134-153o165-187i199-221o241-259i266-285o305-325i345-363o383-410i437-455o467-486i)), with protein sequence MASYKQRKEDFVSNLTGGSVSEISFVTAVAPAAMLLWSVLQARQSFFKPYSALGLVVDFSLTVGTFLLATTLYSGSPMLLNLLLLAPALLIWFLPSTTGGPKRKPKLPPNAQSKTTSEPRPVLSIKPFLTTYRGYMMITTCVAILAVDFRLFPRRFAKVETWGTSLMDMGVGSFVFSAGIVAARPVLKERATGRRTSLAVRLLQSFRHSIPLLVLGFIRLLSVKGLEYAEHVSEYGVHWNFFFTLGLLPPFVAIFQTLFDVIPSHAALALLVVGTYQVVLESTDLKAFILTAPRVDLLSMNREGIFSFIGYLAIFLAGQDLGKFVIPRSITSSSNSTAGMQRNTLLMTMAVWAGIWTVLYTVTTSYDFGFGLTVSRRLANLPYVLWVAAFNSWQILAFCVIDTIFFPAFYNAGDARSEKEAYEVATSYVLKAYNRNGLAVFLIANLLTGLVNMTIPTLDATPVQAMGILMAYTATVTGVAVLLDIYDISIKL encoded by the exons ATGGCGAGCTACAAGCAGCGCAAAGAGGACTTCGTGTCCAATTTGACAGGAGGCTCAGTCTCTGAAATCAGCTTTGTCACAGCTGTAGCGCCC GCGGCCATGCTGTTGTGGTCTGTTCTTCAGGCACGGCAATCCTTCTTCAAGCCCTACTCAGCCCTCGGCCTTGTCGTCGACTTCTCACTCACTGTCGGCACTTTCTTGTTGGCTACTACGCTTTATTCGGGCTCGCCCATGTTGCTGAATCTGCTCCTGCTTGCGCCGGCTCTTTTGATATGGTTTCTACCCTCTACGACTGGAGGGCCAAAGAGAAAGCCGAAGCTTCCTCCCAATGCCCAGTCAAAGACCACCTCAGAACCCCGTCCCGTCTTGAGTATCAAGCCTTTTCTCACGACATATCGCGGGTACATGATGATCACTACTTGCGTTGCCATCCTAGCGGTGGATTTCCGCCTCTTTCCGCGGCGCTTCGCCAAAGTCGAGACTTGGGGCACGTCCCTGATGGACATGGGCGTTGgctcttttgtcttctccGCCGGTATCGTGGCGGCTCGTCCGGTCCTCAAAGAAAGGGCCACGGGCCGTCGAACTTCACTTGCTGTCCGTTTGCTGCAGTCATTCCGCCATTCCATCCCTCTGCTGGTCCTGGGTTTCATTCGCCTTTTGAGCGTCAAAGGACTCGAATATGCTGAACACGTGTCAGAGTATGGAGTTCATTggaattttttcttcacttTGGGCCTCCTTCCTCCTTTTGTGGCAATCTTCCAGACCCTTTTCGATGTCATTCCGTCGCATGCAGCATTGGCTCTGCTCGTCGTGGGCACATACCAGGTTGTCCTTGAAAGTACGGATCTCAAAGCATTCATTCTCACCGCCCCCAGGGTAGATCTCCTCTCTATGAACCGAGAGGGTATCTTTAGCTTCATAGGCTATCTTGCCATCTTCCTGGCTGGACAGGACCTAGGCAAATTTGTCATTCCTCGGAGCATCACATCAAGCAGTAATTCAACAGCGGGTATGCAAAGAAATACTCTGCTCATGACGATGGCTGTTTGGGCCGGAATCTGGACCGTGCTATACACTGTTACCACTAGCTACGACTTTGGGTTTGGCTTGACGGTCTCGCGCCGGTTAGCCAACCTACCCTATGTGCTCTGGGTTGCAGCCTTCAACTCGTGGCAGATTCTAGCTTTCTGCGTCATCGACACCATCTTCTTTCCTGCGTTTTACAACGCAGGGGATGCTCGCTCCGAGAAAGAGGCCTACGAAGTGGCCACGAGTTATGTTTTGAAAGCGTATAATCGCAACGGCCTGGCAGTGTTCCTCATTGCGAATCTGCTGACTGGCCTTGTCAATATGACCATTCCTACCCTGGACGCCACGCCAGTCCAGGCCATGGGGATTCTCATGGCCTACACAGCGACTGTTACAGGTGTTGCGGTTCTGCTTGATATATACGATATATCGATTAAGTTGTAG
- a CDS encoding uncharacterized protein (EggNog:ENOG41), with protein MSSSRSRRAPRPVVAPIKTDTASFPDGCHRFSNRLSIPYSGMTRSRLNSLGCARDMIHSSASPMRRNLSVPEAMSDASEVMTPFGTVWISRQVCPTPVSDVSPRTKGWPAVVEAHAIRPRQMSMGHGDMFRQSTAGAIRMSYVNLPANRRRSMPAYGAAHRHLHMQLQQIQQYRHSLWEQGHRIFGRSEEADFLVKPLQLRRPRREIRSWSEGPSSASPLSKRVLVRAIIRSKLHVPIGLKREFDLDDLRATIPDPIPSPQSSNFNREVLLSRLELSEEDMGPQSPVDSEMADDGDSDVVVKTEKPDMPPFLKPPKFTPKKATSVPMSVQYARAQLPALAAIMMSNRVRRGDTIELAMPHPSAWPSTVAYVYTGERELLKDNVRENILYLGGKI; from the exons ATGTCGTCTTCACGGAGCCGCCGAGCCCCTCGCCCCGTCGTCGCACCTATCAAGACCGACACTGCAAGCTTCCCAGATGGATGCCATAGGTTCTCAAACCGGCTTTCGATTCCTTATAGCGGGATGACCCGCTCAAGGCTCAACTCGCTCGGCTGCGCACGGGATATGATACACTCCAGTGCCAGCCCCATGAGACGGAATCTCAGCGTCCCGGAGGCGATGTCTGACGCTTCTGAAGTGATGACTCCGTTTGGGACAGTTTGGATTTCGAGGCAGGTATGCCCAACCCCGGTGTCTGACGTCTCGCCGCGCACAAAGGGTTGGCCTGCTGTTGTTGAGGCGCATGCTATAAGACCTCGGCAAATGTCCATGGGGCATGGCGATATGTTTCGACAAAGCACGGCCGGGGCCATTCGCATGTCATATGTAAATCTACCGGCAAACCGCAGGCGGTCCATGCCTGCGTATGGAGCTGCCCACCGACACCTACATATGCAACTTCAGCAGATTCAACAATATCGCCACTCACTCTGGGAACAAGGTCACAGGATATTTGGTCGctcagaagaagcagatttCCTGGTCAAGCCACTGCAGCTCCGACGGCCACGTAGAGAAATCAGATCGTGGTCAGAAGGGCCGTCTTCCGCGTCGCCATTGTCTAAGCGCGTCTTGGTTCGTGCCATCATTCGCTCAAAATTACACGTCCCCATTGGCCTGAAGCGCGAATTCGACCTGGACGACTTGAGAGCTACGATACCAGACCCTATACCTTCTCCTCAGTCGAGCAACTTCAATCGCGAGGTACTGCTATCCAGGCTGGAGCTGTCTGAAGAAGACATGGGCCCGCAATCTCCGGTGGATTCAGAGATGGCCGATGATGGTGATAGCGATGTTGTTGTAAAGACTGAAAAACCGGACATGCCTCCATTTCTCAAGCCCCCGAAATTCACACCCAAAAAAGCTACTTCTGTACCCATGA GTGTCCAATATGCGCGAGCACAGTTGCCGGCGTTAGCTGCCATTATGATGTCGAATCGAGTCAGACGAGGAGATACAATAGAACTCGCAATGCCTCATCCAAGCGCGTGGCCCTCGACCGTAGCTTACGTCTAcactggagagagagagctccTCAAAGATAATGTTAGAGAGAATATTTTGTATCTTGGCGGCAAAATTTGA
- a CDS encoding uncharacterized protein (EggNog:ENOG41~CAZy:GT2_Glyco_tranf_2~TransMembrane:3 (o334-358i370-393o399-421i)) codes for MDKFLSELPAKMMPLVPFRLPVVEPDFWQSATFWTYVFWVLWLHRYVRLLVHCVSHWTYKSKPIPNKPSFTNEDVTVIIPTIHNAFEELRPSLQSILACKPAELILVTTHDKRKALDELAKSLNYPRVRVMNTPIANKRLQVCEALPTVETPITIMADDDVAWPSTLMPWILAPFEDPKIGGVGTCQRVKREWTAPWSVRIWNWLGAAYIERRNFEISATHNMDGGTSCMSGRTGAYRSEILKSHDFLDGFKTEKWRKWILNADDDNFVTRWLVSHQWKTWIQYERECEIETTLENGPKFLYQCSRWARSNWRSNWTSLVKERHVWRQQPWCTYALHFATFTSLAFVVDPLLLASCWWATAEWHVQYRHYAFWAQFLFMFGFTKFVKLMGLLLRNPSDIIFVPVSIVFGYFHGLIKLYALLTLNMTSWGSRADGDANDAQRLAPAPSPSKVLTTPRGAKSLIRFNVRQKGGQTQTRTEQDSAWEKRGYAAYDSGTSYSEKHEAAGIQNSHEQPQSMHFSNASE; via the exons TCCGGCTGCTTGTTCACTGCGTCAGCCATTGGACCTACAAGTCGAAGCCGATCCCTAACAAGCCATCATTCACCAACGAAGACGTCACGGTCATTATCCCCACTATTCATAACGCGTTTGAGGAGCTTCGACCGTCGCTTCAGAGCATTCTGGCCTGTAAGCCTGCCGAGCTGATTCTGGTCACAACGCACGACAAGCGCAAGGCTCTTGACGAGCTAGCCAAGTCCCTCAATTACCCCCGGGTCCGTGTCATGAATACACCCATTGCCAATAAGCGACTTCAGGTCTGCGAGGCTCTGCCTACCGTGGAAACTCCCATCACTATCATGGCTGACGATGATGTGGCCTGGCCATCCACCTTGATGCCCTGGATTCTCGCCCCCTTTGAAGATCCCAAGATCGGCGGCGTCGGCACATGCCAGCGAGTGAAGCGCGAGTGGACGGCCCCGTGGTCTGTTCGCATCTGGAATTGGCTCGGAGCCGCATACATTGAGCGCCGCAACTTTGAGATCTCGGCTACTCACAACATGGACGGCGGCACCTCTTGCATGTCGGGACGCACTGGAGCGTACCGATCGGAAATCCTCAAGAGCCATGATTTCCTCGACGGCTTCAAGACTGAAAAGTGGAGAAAGTGGATCTTGAATGCTGACGACGATAACTTTGTCACGCGATGGTTGGTGAGCCACCAGTGGAAGACCTGGATCCAGTATGAGCGCGAATGCGAGATTGAAACCACTCTGGAGAATGGCCCCAAATTCCTGTATCAGTGCTCCCGCTGGGCGCGTAGCAATTGGCGAAGCAACTGGACCAGCCTGGTCAAGGAGCGGCACGTGTGGAG ACAACAGCCTTGGTGCACATACGCCCTCCACTTCGCGACCTTTACCTCTCTCGCCTTCGTCGTCGACCCGCTTCTGCTTGCCTCGTGCTGGTGGGCGACGGCTGAGTGGCATGTCCAGTACCGACACTACGCCTTCTGGGCCCAGTTCCTCTTCATGTTTGGCTTCACCAAGTTCGTCAAGCTCATGGGACTTTTGTTGCGAAACCCGAGCGATATCATCTTTGTTCCCGTCTCCATCGTCTTTGGATATTTCCATGGTCTGATCAAGCTCTATGCCCTTCTTACTCTCAACatg ACGTCATGGGGCAGCCGAGCTGACGGCGATGCAAATGATGCGCAGCGGCTCgcgccagcgccatcacCATCTAAGGTATTGACGACTCCTCGTGGTGCTAAGTCGCTCATCCGCTTTAACGTCCGTCAAAAGGGAGGACAGACGCAGACGCGGACCGAGCAAGATTCAGCATGGGAAAAGCGCGGATACGCTGCGTACGACTCGGGCACTTCATACTCGGAAAAGCATGAAGCCGCTGGCATACAGAATAGCCATGAACAGCCGCAGTCGATGCACTTCAGTAACGCTTCTGAATAA